AGGTCTTGCAAAATGGAGGGATATTTTTGTTCATTTGATAAAGCTATATTTTCTGTAATACTATTACCAACACAAGCCACTTTTATCTGGGCTTTTATATTAATAGCCCATCCTATCACAACTGAAATAATTAAAACTCTATACATACTTATCATTACTTAAACATTTGTGTTTTATTCCAATCATACGGAAAGGGAATCTTCTTATAATAATCTAAAGAATAACGAGACGATTCATACACCTCAGGAATAGGCATTTGAGAGTACTCCTTGAAAAAAAGCAAGCAAGCATCTCTCCACCAAACAGCCTCACGCTCTTGGTTCTGAAGTAAATTCTCCGTGCTCGTAAATCGTTCTCCATCTATTACGTCCTTTAATGAGGCCCAAATACTCTGCATGGTTCTGACCTCTTCTACACCCTTATAATAATGATTAACAAGCTCATTCCATAATGTCTGTCCCGATTTCATCTTATATTCCCAAGGAAGACGATGAAACCAAAGTAAATATCTATCTGGACAAGTTTTTAAATTTTCAAAATATGCTCCAACCAATTTATGATATTGGCCTGTAGCCCTACTGCCTTTATCTGTTCGATCAACCCCTATACTATCTTTTGTTACTTGGTGATAATCATAAGCCGTCCATAAAGGGTCATCATGCCATGGCTCCGGACCATTGTGTGTATGAAAATTCATAATATGATTAAGCCCTAAGGGCATCATATAATTCACAGCTGCCTCCCGTGAAATCAACATCATTCTTTTTATCGAATCTATTACATCTTCCCGATTAGAGAATGTCATACGCACCCATTCCTCTGACACTTTTTCGCTTGTCAAATCCGGATTCCAAGCCAATCTTCCAAACGCATGCCAATTAGCCTGTCCAAACAAATATCCCGTCCAATTTAAATCAGTTCCTACATTTGACACTCCAGCTATTGCAGACATTCCACAAGTTTCATGATAATTCTGAAGAATCTTCGATACTGTATTTCCTTTTCCATCCCCATAAACATCCGATTGCAATGTCTCCTCAAATAAAGGTGCTAAATATACTAAATGCCCTGCATGTCCCAGATTTTCTTGTGTAATTTGAAATTCAAGAGATAAAGCTGTATTGGGCATTTTCCCAAACAATGGATGAAATGGTTCTCGTGGCTGAAAATCTATTGGTCCATTTTTAGTCTGCAAAAACACATTTTCTTTAAATTGTCCATCAAGAGGTTTAAACTCATTATATCCAGTAACAACCCGGTCGACATACCGCTCATTTTTATAAACAAAAGCACGCCAAAACAGTATACCACCATAAGGTTGCAATGCTTCGGCTATCATATTGGCACCTTCAGCGTGAGTACGTCCATAATCTTGCGGTCCAGGTTGCCCTTCCGAATTTGCCTTTATCAAAAAACCACCAAAATCCGGAATGTATTCATAAATTTCTGTTACTTTATTTCTCCACCACTGCTTCACTTTGGGATTCATTGGGTCTGATGTATCCAAATTACCAATTTCCTGTGGAGCACTAAAACGGGCAGTAAGAAATACCCGAATGCCATAAGGACGGAAAGAATCAGCCAACCCTGCAGCTTTTATCAACCACTCTGTACGCAAACTTTTTGCATTTGCATTCACATTATTCAATACAGTACCATTAATACCTATTGAAGCGTTTGCCCTCGCATAATCTACACATCGTTGACTTCGATAGAAAGGCAAACGTTCCCAATCCCATAAAGAATAACCTGCATATCCTCTTTCAATTGTTCCATCTAAGTTATCCCAATGATTCAATACTCTATATTTAATTTGGGGAACTTCTTTGACAGACACCCCATCTAATGATTGATGTGTTTGAATTAATTTCAAATAATGAAAAATTGCATACAACAACCCTTGATCCTTTTGCGCAACCACAACTGTCACTTTTTTTTGCTCAATCTGCAACGAACGGATTATATATCCTTCATCTCCCAAACTATCAAGTTCTTTTGCACAAAGAAGGGAAGTTATTAACGGAGAAGACTCCACGTTCCCTACCAACAAACAATTATCCTTTACATCATGCGTTTCTTGTATAGTAAAACCAAGTAGTCCTTTCAATCCATTATATAGTTCTGTTTTTGCCACCAATTGTTTTTGCGTTCTTGCAGTGAAAACAATCGAACTGTTTTTTATCTGATAATATCTTTTTAACGCAACATCTTCAATTAAGTGATAACGTAACCACAATTCATAGCCACTTTCTGCAAATATTTCATTCACTTGCAATAAAATCAGCAATGCACTAATACAAAAAGCTTTTAATTTATACTCCATAATTCTTTTTTCTTGCAAGGTGCTTAATCCACAAATAGAATTCTATCTTTGAGAGACCAAGCAACCTTACAAAAATTTTACTACTAATTTATTTAACTACTCCTGAAAACATCCAAGTTGTTCCAATTCCCCAATAAGTGAGAAGATTTCAACAAAAGCACCTTGTGTCTTTATATTCCACTTACCTTCTTTCTTATCACCTGCATAATCGTCGCTCATTAGATTAGTCAACCGATTTCTACAGTTGCTTTGCCAAGCATGTTCCATGGTATTTTTCACCGCTTTGACATAAACATCGTTCTTATCTATTTTATATAGCTCTACGAATCCCCTGAACATAACGGCATTAAACCAAGTGTTTGGATCGCTTAATATCATTATATCTCTATCAAGTATAGACGAATGATAGTTTTTAAACCATTTTTTATAAATCGACTGTGCTATATTTTGGGCATCTTTCAGAAATTGTTCTTCTTTTGTAATCCGATACAACATAGCAGCAGCTAACATTGGTTGTCCCGAATTATACGTGAATTTATCCTTAGATACTTTAAGCTCCGAATTCTTATCGGAAGGGTCACTTAAGCGAACATTGTCATAAAATAAATAGTCATTCGGATCTTGTAATACATCTTTACAGTATGAATACAAACTCTTTGCTATTTCCAAATATGATTCATTCTTGCTCAATTGGTATAATTTTAGAGCCATTACAGCTGCCGGGGCAGTGGAACATGTATGCTTTGATACCGCACCTTCTTTCCAATATACTCCACCGCCAGTCACGTCATCTATCCCTTCCAAAATAAAGTTCCAAACAGTATTTGCATGCTGCAAATAAACTTCATTCCCTGTAAGTTCATATAAATTGGCCATTTCGATGCCAATCCAGACATTATCATCGTAATAACGCTCATCATTCGGCCCAATATAAGTACCATAAGCAAAAGATTTCCGTCCACTACCATTATTCAAAAAAATGTCTATTGAGTTTAGAAAAGTTTCTTCCTTTTCTGCATATTTTGCTCTTAGTTTCTCATTATTAGTTTCCTTTGTGACCTTATACATTGTAACAAATCCGGAATAAGCTGCACCTTGTCCCCAAACGGCTGCAATGCCATCCCAATAGGGACCTGTAGCATTGGGGTAATTCTCATTCCATGCATTATATCTCCCACCAAAAAATAATTCAATCACAGAAGACATCAAACAATCTGCTCTATATACAAAATCCTGTTGGGAAGAAAGGATCTCTGCTGTACGGGCTTCCGAGCGTACTCCTTTTTCATTAATAGCTACAATCTTTACATATCCCCTCTCTTCCACAGAAAGTGACGTCTGATAAGAACCTACTTTGGTAGAAACAGCGTCCAACAACACAGGTTCACCCAAAAGATTATCATTCGCAGAACAGCAAGAGATTTCCACCTTAGACAAAAAATCATCTTCCGGATTCATCCATGTTACAAGTACTATTTCGCTATTACTATCCATATATTGTGCCTGTAAATTAAGCACAGGAGCTATTTCGTCAGATGTTATAGTTTCAGGAGTGTATCTTTCTAATATATCATACTTTTCATCTTCATTACACGAATACATTATAATAGCTAATGCTAAAAAGAAATATTTCTTTATTACTTTTTTCATAATTACTCATTTTTACTACTTAGTTTGCATATTTAATCGCTTAGTAGCCTCTTTCACTACTATCCATTCCGACCACCAAGAATTTTCGTTATCTCTTGTTCGATATTTATAATATAGTAAAAAGCGTTCATTCTTCTTTTCATAAACATTTTGATAAATAAAATCCTCTTCACTATCATTAGGCGGAGTCATCAAATGAACTTCAAGCGTTTTAGTATCGCGAATGTAAGGATACATCTTTATCGAATTATCTTTTTGCACTTCAACAGTCACAGCATTTTTAGCTATAATTTTTTCATTTGCCTCAAACTTAGTATTCGCAACGAACATTCTCACCGAATTAGCATTTATCGGATGAACATTTTTATAGCCACTAATGGAGGAAGAATTATCTCCTATGATACGATATCCTTTCATTGTATATTGGGTTGCCTCTTTCGTATTGGCATATTCATTATATGTATAAATACGACATAGGACATTTCGTTTTTCCTCTTTAATCTGAAATCCAGACACATCTTTGATTCTCAGTGGAATAAAGTAAGTCGAATCAGGCGAAAGTGAGGACAAAGCTTCCTGCTTTATAACAATAGGCAATGTAGCATACGGATCAATATCATCGTGACGCAAGAGCACGTTCATTTGTGGCATTTCATAGCTATCGTTTTTGAGTTCTTTTGCATATTTTTCCTCATTAATATCAAAATTGCTATAATTATATTTGCCTAATATGTCCTTATCTTTTTCAAGAGTAACTTGGACATCGTTGTCTATCTTCTGTGTACCACTGCACGCTACAGAAACAGTACCCATATCCTTATCCTTATTCAAAGAGAATAATAAATTGTGTATTTGTTCTTCATTGCTAACAATATAAATATATTTATCATACAATTCTTCTCTAAACATGGCATCTTCATCACACCCTATCATTAACAGGCCCAAAACGAAAGCCATCATTACTTTTATATATTTTTTCATATCATATATTTTTAGTTTGCCCATCCTGGATTTTGATCCAAATCTTTAACTCTTCTTATCTCTGTCCTAGAAATAGGCAGAAAAATCATCTTTTTATTAATAACTCTGTTTCGCACACGTGAATGATTCACTATAACTCTATTGTAATATTCCGGCTCAGCAGATTCTATATCCATCCCCGTGATAGGCTCAGTTTCCACCTCTTCATATATTCCCCATCTACGAACATCATAGTATCTGCGATTCTCAAATAAGAATTCTATCATGCGTTCGTCTATAATCTGTTCTTGCACTTTAACTGGGTCTTCCAATTCTTCATTCGTCAGTCCTGGAAGCCCAGCTCTATAACGAACTCGATTAAATGATTTTGCTATCTCATCAAGATTTCGATATGCTGTATATTCGAAATCGTCAGGAAGAACAACTGTGAAAGAAGTATTGCCTAGATTATTTAATGCTTCAGCATAAGATAATAGAATTTCTGCATAACGAATAATCGGAAATCCTTTGGCAACTCGTTGTGCTCCCTCACCACTCCATGCATCTGATTCATGAATATATTTCGTTATCACATAACCTGTGCTCGGATAGTCATTCTTCACATTAGCACTACTGTATCTACCTGAATTACCATTTTTATCATACGTGACAGTTATATTTTTCTTTCTTGTATCGCTTGTAGAACTAGCCATCCAATAACGTCTTGAAAAACCTATAGAAGCATAAAAACGCATTTCACGATTAGCATACATATTGCTAATACCAGTATTCAATGTATACCCTGAGAATGTCATTCGTCCCGTATTAGTCATTCCATCTTCAGAATAAGGATATTCAGAACTCGAATTCTGAATACTTCGTCCATCCACCATCTTATATTTATCTATCACTTTTTGTGGAACACACATTCCATTGAAACCTCCTAAAATATCTCCATTAAAAGAATGTCTTGTTATATCCACAATACTACTAGACATTCTTCCCCAAATATATTCTGGGTTTGTTTGTGGGACAGTTTCCCCCGTAAACATATCAGAATAAGATCTGAATGGATCTATACCACCTGCTCCTGCCGGAAAGGGTTCAGTTGACACACCTTGTGGCAATTTAGGAGTATTAATATCACTTTTTACTGTATGAAGTTCATACAATCCCATATCTATAATTCGTGCACAAGCTGCTGCTGCTAATGCCCATCGTTCCACATTCTCCGTTTGCGATATATAATGTGCATTGTCGACACTCCTTTTCCATGAACCAAAATACGTTTTAGCCACACTGCCTCCATTATATAACGGACTAGCATGTTGCAATCTTAATCGTGCAATCAAACCATACGCTGCTCCTTTTGTCGGTCGTCCAAACTGACTAATAGGTACAGTGATCGGAAGATTTACTGCAGCAGCTTCCAGTTCTCCACACACATACTCTACCGATTCGTCATAAGTTGACCGATGAGCATTATAATAATCTATAGTTTCATTATTATCCATGACTTCATCGCCCAGTATGACAAGTGGTCCAAAATCCATCAATAAATTATAATAAGCATATGCCCTCATAAAACGTGTATAAGCAAGAAGTTCTAACTTTTCTGTCGTTTTTAGATCTTTCGCTTCATCTATTCTACGAAATATCAAATTTGTTTTTCGTATAATCTTATACATAGTTCCCCAATTTCCCAAACCTCCAGAATTATCAGGAGTGATTTCACCTAAGACAAACCCCATACCTAGAAATTGGTCACTACCAAATGTAGTAAAGGCCTCATCGCTAGCTAACGGACCTGGAGTGTAAGGATATTGAAACAATTTTCCCTCATCCGGAAAATTGGCTGCTGTTGCCCATAAATATTTCTCCACGTTTCTTTTATTAGCAAATACCGAATCATAAGAGAGCATATCTTTAAACTCATCTTCTACGTTAAGAAAATTACATGAACTCATACAAAGAAGCATGCCAAACTGTATGAATATTATTATTTTATTTTTCATATTCTGACAATTAAAAATTAATATACATTTGTAATGAATAAGTTGCAGGAATAGGATAAGCTCGACCATTCTTAGTGGTCTGTTCAGGGTCCCATAATCCACCTATTTTATCCCAAACATAAAGATCCTGTCCAACTAACTGTAAATCAATAGAACTAACTCCTATTTTAGAAAAAGCTTTCAGTTTCAAATTATAACCAACACTTATCTCTTGTAACCTTAAATATTGTCCATTTGCTTTCCAAAATGTAGATTTCTGTGTATTATTACTATTCTTTCCATAACTTAACCGTGGAAACCTAGCGTTGGGGTTCTCTGTAGAAGGGTCACCCGAATATGAAGCAGGTATCCATCTATTACTGGAATTTGCCACAATAGACAATACATTTCCTGTTTCCCCATATAAAAACGGGTAATAGCCAAAGCCCGAATCTTCTGAAGTATAAAAAAAGTCTTTTTTCCCAATCCCTTTAAAAAGAATATTGAACGTTAAGTTTTTATATCTAAATTCTCCACCAAATCCATACATTAACCGAGGATAATTATCGTAAGACAAAGGTACTTGATCATCTATATCAATTCTTCCATCACCATTTACATCTTTATACTTAATATCCCCTGCCTCATAATTTCCAAAAGTTTGTATCGGACTGTTATTTATATCTGCTTCATCTCTAAATAATCCTAAAGCAATATATCCTCGTTGAATACCATAAGGCCAACCACTAAAATTCTGATATGCATATTTCTGCTCTATTTGTTCCCAATTATCAATCTTGTTTTTGGAGTAAGTGAAATTTCCTCTAATAACAAAAGACATATCTTTGTTGATCTGTTGAGTATATGAAATATTTCCATCGGCTCCCCAACTTTTCATTTGACCAACATTACCATATGGAAGACTAACCAATCCTACAAAATTAGGAATTTGCGCCCTTTGTTGGAAAATACCTTCACGTTTATCCCAAAAATAGTCCATGACAAAATCGATTTTATTATTAAACAATTTTCCTTCGATTCCAATGTCTAGTTTTTTTGATTTCTCCCACTCCAAGTTATCAGCTCCAATTACAGATTCTGAAATACCTCCTCCAACATTTCCTCCCCAACCGAGAGGTGCTCCACTATTTACAATCGTCAAATAAGGAAACCTTTTATCCGTTATCCTATCATTTCCTACAAGTCCATATGAACCTCGGAGTTTCAAATGATCCAGCCAAGGAAATTTTTCTTTCACTATGTCATATTGAGTCGGAATCCAGCCAAAAGCAAATGAAGGGAAAAAACCGAATTGTTTCCCCGGTTGAAAGTTTTCAGAACCTGTATATCCAAAGTTTAAGTCCATTAGATAAGTATCTCTAAACCCATATGTCACTCTGCTCGAAACTCCCTGATAACGCTTAGGTATCGCAGCCATTGTTTCAAAATTTGAATCAGCATTAGCTATATCTTGTAAATTTTTTTCCGAACTCATATAATAATACACCAAAGCTGAAAAACGATGATCTGTTCCAAACAAACGTTCGTAATTAAGTGTTGATTCAAAATGATACTTTGAATACTGATTCTGATAATTAGAAAATTGAGCTTTTACTTCATCTTGTTTTTTTACCAACTGAAGTTGTCCATTCGCATATCGTCCAGTTGCATAATACATTTCTGGCAATACATAACGACGTTCTGAATAATTGGTATTTCTTGTTATAGCACCCTGTGCACGTATTTTCAGTCCTTTTGTTATAAAAGAAAGATCTTGATTTAAAGCAAGTGTTATCTGATTATTACTATTTTCAGTTTGTTTTTTACCGGTATGATTAATCATCACATATGGTGAATATGCATTAAGAGTCCCATACGAAGGTAACTGTCCTGTAGAGTATTTAGTTGGAATAGTCAATGGAGTTAATAATGCTTGAGCATTCCACACTGCATCTGTTGCATTTTGTTCAGAATTACCTGGTTCTTTATTAACAGTAAACCATCCCTCCATTCCAAAATACAAATTTGTTGTTTTTGTAAGATTCATATCTATATTAGAGCGATAAGTAAATTTATTATAACCTAATCCTTTGTTATATTTACTGTTTTTATCTATTTTATAGGCAGCATCTTCTTTTGACATCCCCAGACTTAAAAAATATTTAGCTACACTACCTCCACCTCTAGCACTTGCATAATAAGTATGTTTAAAAGACGTTTTA
This sequence is a window from Bacteroides thetaiotaomicron VPI-5482. Protein-coding genes within it:
- a CDS encoding alpha-glucuronidase family glycosyl hydrolase is translated as MEYKLKAFCISALLILLQVNEIFAESGYELWLRYHLIEDVALKRYYQIKNSSIVFTARTQKQLVAKTELYNGLKGLLGFTIQETHDVKDNCLLVGNVESSPLITSLLCAKELDSLGDEGYIIRSLQIEQKKVTVVVAQKDQGLLYAIFHYLKLIQTHQSLDGVSVKEVPQIKYRVLNHWDNLDGTIERGYAGYSLWDWERLPFYRSQRCVDYARANASIGINGTVLNNVNANAKSLRTEWLIKAAGLADSFRPYGIRVFLTARFSAPQEIGNLDTSDPMNPKVKQWWRNKVTEIYEYIPDFGGFLIKANSEGQPGPQDYGRTHAEGANMIAEALQPYGGILFWRAFVYKNERYVDRVVTGYNEFKPLDGQFKENVFLQTKNGPIDFQPREPFHPLFGKMPNTALSLEFQITQENLGHAGHLVYLAPLFEETLQSDVYGDGKGNTVSKILQNYHETCGMSAIAGVSNVGTDLNWTGYLFGQANWHAFGRLAWNPDLTSEKVSEEWVRMTFSNREDVIDSIKRMMLISREAAVNYMMPLGLNHIMNFHTHNGPEPWHDDPLWTAYDYHQVTKDSIGVDRTDKGSRATGQYHKLVGAYFENLKTCPDRYLLWFHRLPWEYKMKSGQTLWNELVNHYYKGVEEVRTMQSIWASLKDVIDGERFTSTENLLQNQEREAVWWRDACLLFFKEYSQMPIPEVYESSRYSLDYYKKIPFPYDWNKTQMFK
- a CDS encoding glycoside hydrolase family 76 protein; the encoded protein is MKKVIKKYFFLALAIIMYSCNEDEKYDILERYTPETITSDEIAPVLNLQAQYMDSNSEIVLVTWMNPEDDFLSKVEISCCSANDNLLGEPVLLDAVSTKVGSYQTSLSVEERGYVKIVAINEKGVRSEARTAEILSSQQDFVYRADCLMSSVIELFFGGRYNAWNENYPNATGPYWDGIAAVWGQGAAYSGFVTMYKVTKETNNEKLRAKYAEKEETFLNSIDIFLNNGSGRKSFAYGTYIGPNDERYYDDNVWIGIEMANLYELTGNEVYLQHANTVWNFILEGIDDVTGGGVYWKEGAVSKHTCSTAPAAVMALKLYQLSKNESYLEIAKSLYSYCKDVLQDPNDYLFYDNVRLSDPSDKNSELKVSKDKFTYNSGQPMLAAAMLYRITKEEQFLKDAQNIAQSIYKKWFKNYHSSILDRDIMILSDPNTWFNAVMFRGFVELYKIDKNDVYVKAVKNTMEHAWQSNCRNRLTNLMSDDYAGDKKEGKWNIKTQGAFVEIFSLIGELEQLGCFQE
- a CDS encoding BT_3044 domain-containing protein, encoding MKKYIKVMMAFVLGLLMIGCDEDAMFREELYDKYIYIVSNEEQIHNLLFSLNKDKDMGTVSVACSGTQKIDNDVQVTLEKDKDILGKYNYSNFDINEEKYAKELKNDSYEMPQMNVLLRHDDIDPYATLPIVIKQEALSSLSPDSTYFIPLRIKDVSGFQIKEEKRNVLCRIYTYNEYANTKEATQYTMKGYRIIGDNSSSISGYKNVHPINANSVRMFVANTKFEANEKIIAKNAVTVEVQKDNSIKMYPYIRDTKTLEVHLMTPPNDSEEDFIYQNVYEKKNERFLLYYKYRTRDNENSWWSEWIVVKEATKRLNMQTK
- a CDS encoding RagB/SusD family nutrient uptake outer membrane protein, translated to MKNKIIIFIQFGMLLCMSSCNFLNVEDEFKDMLSYDSVFANKRNVEKYLWATAANFPDEGKLFQYPYTPGPLASDEAFTTFGSDQFLGMGFVLGEITPDNSGGLGNWGTMYKIIRKTNLIFRRIDEAKDLKTTEKLELLAYTRFMRAYAYYNLLMDFGPLVILGDEVMDNNETIDYYNAHRSTYDESVEYVCGELEAAAVNLPITVPISQFGRPTKGAAYGLIARLRLQHASPLYNGGSVAKTYFGSWKRSVDNAHYISQTENVERWALAAAACARIIDMGLYELHTVKSDINTPKLPQGVSTEPFPAGAGGIDPFRSYSDMFTGETVPQTNPEYIWGRMSSSIVDITRHSFNGDILGGFNGMCVPQKVIDKYKMVDGRSIQNSSSEYPYSEDGMTNTGRMTFSGYTLNTGISNMYANREMRFYASIGFSRRYWMASSTSDTRKKNITVTYDKNGNSGRYSSANVKNDYPSTGYVITKYIHESDAWSGEGAQRVAKGFPIIRYAEILLSYAEALNNLGNTSFTVVLPDDFEYTAYRNLDEIAKSFNRVRYRAGLPGLTNEELEDPVKVQEQIIDERMIEFLFENRRYYDVRRWGIYEEVETEPITGMDIESAEPEYYNRVIVNHSRVRNRVINKKMIFLPISRTEIRRVKDLDQNPGWAN
- a CDS encoding SusC/RagA family TonB-linked outer membrane protein, with the translated sequence MKVKYALVLLSLLISSMELFAQEVIDLKGCVYDEQKTPVPGAAVYLKDRPGVGVSTDIDGEFSIKATIGDILVVSFIGYKTQEKLITKQEKIIITLSPETEELEEVVITGLGTSQRKVSLVGAITNVDMNQIKAPSASINNMLGGRVAGIISQQYSGEPGKNVSEFWVRGIGTFGANSGALVLIDGLEGDLSMVDPADVESFSILKDASATAVYGVRGANGVVLITTKRGTTEKLQVTARANFTISKLTRMPEYLQAYEYAQLANEAKIVRGDLPLYDDIALYAIKHQLDPDLYPDVNWRDETLNKTSFKHTYYASARGGGSVAKYFLSLGMSKEDAAYKIDKNSKYNKGLGYNKFTYRSNIDMNLTKTTNLYFGMEGWFTVNKEPGNSEQNATDAVWNAQALLTPLTIPTKYSTGQLPSYGTLNAYSPYVMINHTGKKQTENSNNQITLALNQDLSFITKGLKIRAQGAITRNTNYSERRYVLPEMYYATGRYANGQLQLVKKQDEVKAQFSNYQNQYSKYHFESTLNYERLFGTDHRFSALVYYYMSSEKNLQDIANADSNFETMAAIPKRYQGVSSRVTYGFRDTYLMDLNFGYTGSENFQPGKQFGFFPSFAFGWIPTQYDIVKEKFPWLDHLKLRGSYGLVGNDRITDKRFPYLTIVNSGAPLGWGGNVGGGISESVIGADNLEWEKSKKLDIGIEGKLFNNKIDFVMDYFWDKREGIFQQRAQIPNFVGLVSLPYGNVGQMKSWGADGNISYTQQINKDMSFVIRGNFTYSKNKIDNWEQIEQKYAYQNFSGWPYGIQRGYIALGLFRDEADINNSPIQTFGNYEAGDIKYKDVNGDGRIDIDDQVPLSYDNYPRLMYGFGGEFRYKNLTFNILFKGIGKKDFFYTSEDSGFGYYPFLYGETGNVLSIVANSSNRWIPASYSGDPSTENPNARFPRLSYGKNSNNTQKSTFWKANGQYLRLQEISVGYNLKLKAFSKIGVSSIDLQLVGQDLYVWDKIGGLWDPEQTTKNGRAYPIPATYSLQMYINF